A window of Phormidium ambiguum IAM M-71 contains these coding sequences:
- a CDS encoding ABC1 kinase family protein: protein MNSKTVSPVSPTHNTKGDRTSQTITIKDQTPVEKPIVIAEPATISPAPQKRAQTVAPETETIPYDPEAIAQHYRRRPFLVWGRCLAIVLPSMIFALSLWWDRRLGKINQNQQKRAIQLKQLLTELGPAYIKIGQALSSRPDLVPPTYLEELTHLQDQLPPFPNEVAYRFIEEELGAHPHDIYAELSPQPLAAASLGQVYKGKLKTGETVAIKVQRPDLQQKIALDLYIMRGLAAWAKKTFKYVRSDLVAILDEFGARIYEEMDYIQEGKNAERFEQLYGNIPNIYIPRIYWEYTRRRVLTMEWIVGTKLTNLEAMQKQGIDASHLIEVGVQCSLRQLLEHGFFHADPHPGNLLASPEGKLVYLDFGMMSEVKREQRYGLIEAVVHLVNRDFEGLGQDYIKLEFLTPDTDLTPIIPAFAAVFNDALSASVAEMNFKSITDQLSALMYEFPFRVPAYYALIIRSLVTLEGIAINIDPDFKVLSKAYPYVAKRLLTDQAPELRASLQDLLFKEGGFRWNRLENLLRNARNSPEFDLNQTLEQTVDFLYSERGAFIRKKLVNEIVNALDLFGRNTWENLTFTLRQRLGMEVNPAPAPVAVESPKSIEHIQRIWAILQETPGFDQMEMISIITKLLLKPETQQMGQQVVGGLTQRALARLIREVLISDKSLPETETEYREDTAPRLALPVPVENR, encoded by the coding sequence ATGAATTCTAAGACGGTATCCCCAGTTTCGCCCACACATAACACCAAAGGCGATCGCACATCCCAAACAATCACCATCAAGGATCAAACACCAGTGGAAAAACCCATCGTGATCGCCGAACCAGCAACCATCTCCCCAGCGCCCCAAAAACGCGCCCAAACAGTTGCCCCAGAAACCGAAACCATACCATACGATCCCGAAGCGATCGCCCAACATTATCGCCGACGACCCTTCCTAGTATGGGGGCGTTGTTTAGCGATCGTCTTGCCCTCCATGATCTTCGCCCTCAGCCTCTGGTGGGATCGCCGCTTAGGAAAAATCAATCAAAACCAACAAAAACGCGCCATCCAACTCAAACAACTCCTCACCGAACTAGGCCCAGCCTACATCAAAATCGGACAAGCCCTCTCCAGTCGCCCCGACCTAGTACCCCCAACATACCTAGAAGAACTCACCCACCTCCAAGACCAACTACCACCCTTCCCCAACGAAGTCGCCTACAGATTCATCGAAGAAGAACTAGGAGCCCATCCCCACGACATCTACGCCGAACTCTCACCCCAACCACTAGCCGCCGCCTCACTAGGACAAGTCTACAAAGGCAAACTCAAAACCGGAGAAACCGTCGCCATCAAAGTCCAAAGACCCGACCTCCAACAAAAAATCGCCCTCGACCTCTACATCATGCGCGGTTTAGCAGCTTGGGCAAAAAAAACCTTCAAATATGTGCGAAGCGACCTAGTAGCCATTCTCGACGAATTTGGCGCTCGCATCTATGAAGAAATGGACTACATCCAAGAAGGAAAAAACGCCGAACGCTTTGAACAACTCTACGGCAACATCCCAAACATTTACATCCCTCGCATCTACTGGGAATACACCCGCCGTCGCGTCCTCACAATGGAATGGATTGTAGGAACCAAACTAACCAACCTGGAAGCCATGCAAAAACAAGGCATCGACGCTTCCCACCTCATAGAAGTCGGCGTACAATGTTCCCTCCGTCAACTCCTAGAACACGGCTTTTTCCACGCTGACCCCCATCCCGGAAACCTGTTAGCCAGTCCAGAAGGCAAACTCGTCTACCTCGACTTTGGCATGATGAGCGAAGTCAAGCGAGAACAACGCTACGGCTTAATCGAAGCCGTCGTACACCTAGTCAACCGAGACTTTGAAGGCTTAGGCCAAGACTACATCAAACTCGAATTTTTAACCCCCGACACCGACCTCACACCCATCATCCCCGCCTTTGCTGCCGTCTTCAACGATGCTTTATCTGCCTCAGTCGCAGAAATGAACTTCAAAAGCATCACCGACCAGCTTTCAGCTTTAATGTACGAATTTCCCTTCCGCGTACCCGCCTACTACGCTTTAATTATTCGCTCTCTAGTAACCTTAGAAGGCATCGCCATCAACATCGATCCCGATTTCAAAGTACTAAGCAAAGCCTATCCCTACGTTGCCAAACGCTTACTCACCGACCAAGCCCCAGAATTAAGAGCATCTTTACAAGATTTATTGTTTAAAGAAGGTGGATTTCGCTGGAATCGCTTAGAAAACCTGCTTCGCAATGCCCGCAACTCCCCAGAGTTTGACTTAAATCAGACACTTGAGCAAACAGTTGACTTTCTCTACTCAGAACGCGGCGCTTTCATTCGCAAAAAACTAGTTAACGAAATAGTCAACGCTTTAGACCTCTTTGGACGCAACACTTGGGAAAATTTAACTTTTACCCTTCGCCAAAGATTGGGAATGGAAGTAAACCCAGCCCCAGCCCCTGTTGCTGTGGAATCACCCAAGAGTATCGAACATATTCAAAGAATTTGGGCAATTCTCCAAGAAACCCCAGGCTTTGACCAAATGGAAATGATTTCCATCATTACTAAACTGTTGCTCAAACCCGAAACTCAACAAATGGGACAGCAAGTAGTTGGCGGACTTACTCAACGCGCATTAGCTCGCTTAATCCGCGAAGTCCTCATCTCAGACAAATCTCTCCCAGAAACAGAAACCGAGTATCGAGAAGATACTGCCCCCAGATTGGCTTTACCTGTGCCTGTGGAGAATCGCTAA
- a CDS encoding urease accessory protein UreF, with protein sequence MLNDLSLLRLLQITNTALPVGAYSYSEGLESLVEAQVIHDQRTLKHWLEQELSYGAIRIEAAIMLRGYKAKEAGDLKVLEYWNNWAKAARETAELREQSWQMGHALRRLLEKLEPELSEEFNSLSQEVSFAIAFGIAAAHWQIDSSATISGYLHSWTTNLISAGIRLIPLGQTTGQQLLSQLHSRIIATSREISDLKDDDLSSCGWGLALTSMAHEIQYSRLFRS encoded by the coding sequence ATGCTTAATGATTTAAGTTTGCTGCGTTTATTACAAATTACCAATACAGCCTTACCAGTGGGGGCTTATAGTTATTCGGAAGGATTAGAAAGTTTAGTAGAAGCTCAGGTGATTCATGACCAAAGAACATTAAAACATTGGTTAGAACAAGAATTGAGCTATGGTGCGATTAGAATAGAAGCGGCAATTATGCTGCGAGGTTATAAAGCAAAAGAGGCTGGAGATTTAAAAGTTTTAGAGTATTGGAATAATTGGGCAAAGGCTGCTAGGGAAACAGCAGAGTTACGGGAACAAAGCTGGCAGATGGGTCATGCTTTGAGAAGATTATTAGAAAAATTAGAACCGGAGCTTAGTGAAGAGTTTAACAGTTTGAGTCAGGAGGTGAGTTTTGCGATCGCTTTTGGCATCGCCGCCGCCCACTGGCAAATAGATTCATCAGCAACCATATCAGGATACTTACACAGCTGGACTACCAACTTAATCAGCGCTGGCATCAGACTAATCCCATTAGGACAAACCACAGGTCAACAGTTATTGTCCCAATTACACAGCCGTATCATAGCAACCAGTAGGGAAATTTCAGACCTAAAAGATGACGACCTAAGCAGTTGCGGATGGGGATTAGCACTAACAAGTATGGCTCATGAAATACAGTACAGTCGATTATTTCGGAGTTAA
- the ureE gene encoding urease accessory protein UreE encodes MLTLTQRLAANPQAVVSHTLSLTAEERTRSNYRFETEEGQVLLLRLPRGTMLRDRDLLQSENGILVRVVAKPEPVLTVTAKNPLELLRAAYHLGNRHVALEITPTYLRLSADSVLHAMLEHLGLEVTPETMPFEPEMGAYGHH; translated from the coding sequence ATGCTGACTTTGACCCAACGTTTAGCAGCAAATCCCCAGGCGGTAGTCAGCCACACCCTTTCCCTGACGGCTGAGGAACGCACTCGCAGTAACTATCGCTTTGAAACGGAAGAAGGACAAGTTTTGTTGCTACGACTTCCCAGGGGAACTATGTTGCGCGATCGGGATTTATTACAATCAGAAAACGGTATCCTAGTCAGAGTAGTTGCTAAACCCGAACCTGTACTCACCGTAACCGCCAAAAACCCCTTAGAACTATTAAGAGCCGCTTATCACTTAGGCAATCGCCACGTAGCTTTAGAAATTACTCCCACATATCTAAGATTATCCGCAGACTCAGTTTTACACGCAATGTTAGAACATCTCGGATTAGAAGTAACCCCAGAAACTATGCCCTTTGAGCCAGAAATGGGAGCTTACGGGCATCATTGA